The following coding sequences are from one Luteolibacter yonseiensis window:
- the murI gene encoding glutamate racemase, producing the protein MNSAPLGFFDSGVGGLTVVRAAQELLPAEDILYLGDTARLPYGSKSPETIRQFADEDVRFLISKGVKAIVVACNTATAHALPQLREQYRVPILGVIEPGVDAAVSCPNVERVGIIATRGTIGSHAYQHALALRKTGLIIHGQATPLLVPLIEENWIDHPATRQILKSYLYPLVEKGIDTLMLACTHYPLLIPVLKDLLPAEIRLVDSATTCAEHLKTELTRLDLLNPEARDGTLEIHLTDLSDEFESLAKQFLKKSPGRIRRAVLGS; encoded by the coding sequence GTGAATTCGGCACCTCTTGGATTTTTTGACTCCGGCGTCGGCGGCCTGACCGTCGTGCGGGCGGCGCAGGAGCTTTTGCCTGCGGAAGACATTCTCTATCTGGGGGATACCGCACGACTGCCCTATGGGTCCAAAAGCCCGGAAACCATCCGACAGTTCGCCGATGAGGACGTCCGTTTCCTGATCTCCAAGGGCGTGAAGGCCATCGTCGTCGCTTGCAATACCGCCACCGCGCATGCCTTGCCACAGCTCCGGGAGCAGTATCGTGTTCCCATTCTCGGTGTGATCGAGCCGGGGGTGGATGCGGCCGTGTCCTGTCCGAATGTCGAGCGTGTCGGCATCATCGCCACCCGCGGCACCATCGGTTCGCACGCTTATCAACACGCCCTCGCGCTGCGGAAGACGGGGCTCATCATTCACGGACAGGCCACACCGCTTCTCGTTCCGCTGATCGAGGAAAACTGGATCGACCATCCCGCGACGCGGCAGATATTGAAAAGCTATCTGTACCCGTTGGTGGAAAAAGGGATCGATACCCTGATGCTCGCCTGCACGCATTACCCATTGTTGATTCCCGTTCTGAAGGATCTGCTGCCGGCGGAAATCCGGCTGGTGGATTCCGCTACGACCTGTGCCGAGCACCTGAAGACCGAGCTCACCCGCCTTGACCTGCTCAATCCCGAAGCTCGTGACGGCACCTTGGAAATCCACCTAACGGACCTTTCCGACGAGTTTGAATCTTTGGCGAAACAGTTCCTCAAGAAATCGCCCGGGCGCATACGGCGCGCGGTTTTAGGTAGCTAG
- a CDS encoding CCA tRNA nucleotidyltransferase produces MSPRDAALKLASRLTAAGHVALFAGGCVRDKLLDREPKDFDIATSARPSEVLEIFPGSNEVGAHFGVVIAKHAGHHVEIATFRTDGSYKDGRRPEAVTFSTPEEDALRRDFTVNALFENPVTGEVIDHVGGLTDLRAGVLRAVGNPSERFTEDALRLLRAVRFATVLDFTLDPGTRAALAECAHLLAKISPERIRDEFSKILTAPRRRKGVELLVETGLMAHIVPEFLDTLGCDQPPEWHPEGDVYVHTCIMLEMLKPDAPLELCLAVLLHDIAKPPCRTIDEDTGRIRFNGHDAMGAEMSDVILRRLRYPNDVVDAVVPMVARHMQFMNVQQMRTAKLKRFMASPTFTEEMELHRVDCGSSNGFTDNYEFLQAKGEEFAVEPLIPQPLVTGRDLIALGLAPGPRFKEILELIQTEQLEGRILDREPALDYLRALAVENSA; encoded by the coding sequence ATGTCTCCTCGTGATGCCGCACTGAAACTCGCCAGCCGCCTGACCGCAGCCGGGCATGTGGCGCTTTTCGCCGGCGGCTGTGTCCGGGACAAGCTGCTGGACCGTGAACCGAAGGATTTCGACATCGCCACGTCGGCGAGACCAAGCGAGGTATTGGAAATTTTTCCCGGCTCGAACGAAGTCGGCGCGCACTTCGGTGTGGTCATCGCGAAACACGCCGGACACCACGTCGAGATCGCGACATTCCGAACGGACGGTTCCTACAAGGATGGCCGGAGGCCGGAGGCGGTGACTTTTTCCACACCGGAAGAAGACGCGCTGCGACGGGACTTCACGGTGAACGCTCTGTTTGAAAATCCTGTGACGGGTGAGGTCATCGACCATGTCGGTGGTTTGACGGACCTCCGTGCCGGAGTGCTGCGGGCGGTGGGAAATCCGTCGGAGCGCTTCACCGAAGACGCGCTTCGCCTGCTGCGGGCGGTGAGATTCGCCACGGTGCTGGACTTCACGCTCGATCCGGGGACACGTGCCGCGCTCGCCGAATGCGCCCATCTCCTGGCGAAAATTTCGCCCGAACGGATCCGCGACGAATTCTCAAAAATCCTGACCGCCCCACGCCGCCGCAAGGGCGTCGAACTGTTGGTCGAAACCGGACTGATGGCCCACATCGTGCCGGAATTCCTGGACACCCTGGGCTGCGACCAGCCACCGGAGTGGCACCCGGAGGGCGATGTCTACGTTCACACATGCATCATGCTGGAGATGCTGAAACCGGACGCGCCGCTGGAACTCTGCCTCGCCGTACTGCTGCACGACATCGCGAAACCACCCTGCCGCACCATCGACGAGGACACCGGACGCATCCGTTTCAACGGTCACGACGCGATGGGTGCGGAAATGTCAGATGTCATCCTGCGCCGCTTGCGCTACCCGAACGATGTCGTCGACGCGGTCGTTCCAATGGTCGCGCGCCACATGCAGTTCATGAACGTGCAGCAGATGCGGACCGCGAAGCTGAAACGCTTCATGGCCTCGCCGACCTTCACCGAGGAAATGGAGCTGCACCGGGTGGATTGCGGGTCATCCAATGGATTCACCGACAACTACGAGTTTCTCCAGGCCAAGGGCGAGGAATTCGCCGTCGAGCCGCTCATTCCCCAACCGCTTGTGACGGGAAGGGACCTGATCGCGCTCGGACTGGCTCCCGGCCCTCGCTTCAAGGAGATCCTGGAACTGATCCAAACCGAGCAACTCGAAGGACGAATCCTTGATCGTGAGCCTGCTCTGGATTACCTCAGGGCGCTCGCCGTTGAAAATTCCGCATGA
- a CDS encoding AarF/UbiB family protein: MKIAPSHLKRYKDVALLFYKYGRSDIFKDADLGTPEIERTNKGGPDELTDDLEKLGPTFVKIGQLLSTRADLLPQPYLDALSRLQDKVGPLPYEEIEKVVQDQLGVRISKAFESFEKKPLGAASLGQVHLATLRGGRTVAVKVQRPGIRAQIVEDLASLADIAEFIDSHTDFGKRYETARIVEHFRSTLMRELDYQKEALHLSELRRNLKEFHRLRIPTVVDDYSTSQVLTMEYLSGTKVTSLAGTVLVDLDGDVLAEELFRAYLQQILVDGFFHADPHPGNLLLTPERNIAILDLGMIGRMNQRMRDHLLHLLAGIADGDGVQTAEAAMKIGEPRGETIDRKLFINSIEEIVGSIKTRSMDNLQVGAIVLLVMQACADAGIRIPSEISLLGKTLMNLDRVGIALSPNFNPNESIRRHLSEFASKRLKESLTSANMLGALTETKEFLGELPFRMNRILEMVADNKLSVKVDSVDEHKLVQGLQKVANRITTGLILAAFIVGSSMLARVETSFRIFGYPGLAMIFFLFALVGAALLMVQILWKDE; this comes from the coding sequence GTGAAAATCGCTCCTTCCCATCTCAAACGTTATAAGGATGTCGCACTCCTTTTTTACAAGTATGGTCGGTCGGACATCTTTAAGGATGCGGATCTGGGGACACCGGAAATAGAACGGACCAACAAAGGCGGACCCGACGAACTGACCGACGATCTGGAAAAACTCGGACCCACGTTCGTCAAGATCGGCCAGCTTCTTTCCACACGTGCCGATCTCCTTCCCCAGCCATACCTCGACGCGCTCAGCAGGCTGCAGGACAAGGTCGGCCCGTTGCCTTATGAAGAGATCGAGAAAGTCGTCCAGGACCAGTTGGGTGTCAGGATTTCAAAGGCGTTCGAGAGTTTCGAAAAAAAGCCGTTGGGGGCAGCTTCACTGGGTCAGGTCCATCTGGCGACGCTGCGCGGGGGCCGGACGGTCGCCGTAAAGGTGCAGAGACCGGGAATCCGGGCACAAATCGTCGAGGATCTGGCCAGCCTGGCGGATATCGCGGAGTTCATCGACTCCCACACCGATTTTGGCAAGCGCTATGAGACCGCACGCATCGTGGAGCATTTCCGATCCACCCTGATGCGCGAGCTGGACTATCAGAAGGAAGCTCTCCACCTCAGCGAACTCCGCAGGAATCTCAAGGAGTTCCACCGGCTGCGCATTCCCACCGTCGTCGATGACTATTCGACGAGCCAGGTTCTGACAATGGAGTATCTTTCCGGCACCAAGGTCACCTCGCTGGCCGGGACCGTGTTGGTGGATCTGGATGGCGACGTGCTGGCGGAGGAACTTTTCCGCGCCTATCTCCAACAGATCCTGGTGGATGGTTTTTTCCATGCTGATCCCCATCCGGGCAACCTGTTGCTTACGCCGGAGCGGAACATCGCCATCCTTGATCTGGGAATGATCGGCCGCATGAACCAGAGAATGCGGGATCATCTTCTTCATCTGCTCGCCGGAATCGCCGATGGCGACGGCGTCCAGACCGCGGAGGCCGCCATGAAGATCGGCGAACCGCGCGGGGAGACTATCGATCGCAAGCTTTTCATCAATTCCATTGAGGAAATCGTCGGGTCCATCAAGACGAGGAGTATGGACAACCTCCAGGTGGGAGCCATCGTGCTTCTGGTCATGCAGGCGTGCGCGGATGCCGGAATCCGCATTCCATCGGAAATCAGCCTGCTGGGAAAAACCCTGATGAATCTCGACCGCGTGGGCATCGCCTTGTCCCCGAATTTCAACCCCAACGAATCGATCCGCCGCCACCTCTCAGAGTTCGCCAGCAAGCGTCTCAAGGAATCCCTCACCTCCGCGAACATGCTCGGCGCGCTCACCGAGACGAAGGAATTCCTCGGTGAGCTGCCTTTCCGGATGAACCGCATTCTGGAAATGGTCGCCGACAACAAGCTCAGCGTGAAGGTGGACTCCGTGGACGAACACAAGCTTGTCCAGGGCCTGCAGAAGGTCGCCAACCGGATCACCACCGGGCTGATCCTGGCGGCGTTCATCGTGGGATCTTCCATGCTCGCGCGGGTGGAGACCTCGTTCAGGATTTTCGGCTATCCCGGGCTGGCGATGATATTCTTTTTATTCGCCCTCGTCGGCGCCGCGCTGTTGATGGTGCAAATCCTCTGGAAAGACGAGTGA
- a CDS encoding LamG-like jellyroll fold domain-containing protein codes for MIRHFFLLACAVLFFSGHVHGHTLTLANDSQSFATLSGTTVTMTGRSELRITGNTAPITGCVIHLNSPDSWFFMTTVRPATVSSSYLSQVRVNGAAAVLNTNCRVVEYGDGTVVIPHASTFAPLQVFSGSYFTGSSMQLTNYTAYNDSSLGVLANNVSSFKLKRGYTATLAQNASGTGMSRNYVAQDGDIEVAVMPSGMNDSVSFIRIFPWRWVTKKGSCDVDPTALNATWHYNWNIDKNSALNWEYVAIKQQPHWPSLAQDWKARGVNHVLGLNEPNNPVEDSYKNLTPVGSVDDAVARMPDLLGTGLRVGAPAVTDGGYSWIVDFVNKANTAGHRIDFVPVHYYRSSSGNNPTTAANSMYAFLKSIHDATGKPIWVTEFNNGANWTDNAHDPNTDQNKNVIEAMMNMMDSTPWIERYAVYSNVEWFRKTNYDDGSLTPMGVMYRDRAAPIAYLQEIPVVSTSSGAFHSFENNAQDGSAYGNSAILKGQANFDAGHTGQALELSGAAANNDHVLLSDRLGDSTDFSFGAWVYPTSGSQWQRIFDLGSGTETYMFLSPISGSGNLRFAMRSNGGSEQQLNHTVPLPLNTWTHVAVTISGNTGKLFVNGALVNTNTAMTINPVDLGTNANYLGKSQFAADPLFAGKLDDVAFYPHALTDAQVAAMPANTPPEFTNPTINGGAATQSVAYTGNIAGSATDADAGEALVYTKISGPAWLNVATNGALSGTPTMNDAGAEEFVLHVTDRAGANDVAVLTITLPVIIGNGTWATDADGTWSDATKWTGAFPANGETYSANFSTLNITADRTVMLDTSRSIGSLVFGDTSGAQNWTLLSSEGKDLRLATTPVITVVQNTATISASLAGTAGFTKTGTGTLVLNGDNSLAGTLNIDTSSTTVNEGVVRLANPNAASSLTGIQIRNNNSGASTLELDGTSGDVTTLPAAALSLSGRGNIIPAIRNLAGDNTLGGTITLQSGGGTYTFQSDAGVLNLAAITSNAPASARALTFQGAGNFSIGGLISNGTTTAGIAVVKTGTGGLHLGGTNTFTGDLTIGGGIVTAGTGQGSTPAASNLGALQPAANRNITVNAGATLSLIGGNVLGTGGSTNTLANNTLVLNAGGLFLTGLDGPDTGWWNKIGSVNLNGGTMRIGSGANPTNFQGLALVGTVTAGGSTPSLIENLPSSNATANGIHLGQNATAGQSITFNVADVTAGPAADLTISAKLLNTSANLVASGLVKSGAGTLLLAGENAYTGPTTVSAGALYVGGGTTTSSTTVASSATLGGSGTVGGVTLQSGANLAPGVNGIGTLAANGNVVLQSGSATRMELNKITATADKLTVNGTLTLGGGLHVTNLGGTLAGGDSFTLFQANTIAGSFSSVSLPALATGLTWNTSALTSGVIRIDSDYSYWSASHPFGPGENGPASDPDADGMVNSIEWLLGADPLGPDSSLLPKSGIRTLTTAEYPAAAAGKTYLTLTARVRKSLPGHMLIPQANTDLEQLDTPASSGNVASFLVRDLGEFEERTWIFTQDVTGGRGFMRLKLVGQD; via the coding sequence ATGATCCGCCATTTTTTCCTGCTTGCTTGTGCCGTGCTGTTCTTCAGCGGCCACGTTCACGGCCATACACTCACGCTGGCCAATGACAGCCAGTCGTTTGCGACGTTGTCCGGCACGACCGTGACCATGACGGGCCGTTCGGAACTTCGCATCACCGGGAACACCGCCCCGATCACAGGCTGCGTCATCCACCTCAATTCACCCGATTCGTGGTTTTTCATGACCACCGTCCGTCCGGCGACGGTGAGTTCCTCCTACCTCAGCCAGGTCCGGGTGAATGGGGCCGCGGCGGTACTGAACACCAACTGCCGCGTGGTCGAATACGGCGACGGCACGGTGGTGATTCCGCACGCCTCCACCTTCGCGCCGTTGCAGGTTTTTTCGGGCAGCTATTTCACCGGATCCTCGATGCAGCTGACGAATTACACCGCCTACAACGACTCCAGCCTTGGAGTCCTGGCCAACAACGTCAGTTCGTTCAAATTGAAACGAGGCTACACCGCCACCCTCGCGCAGAACGCGAGCGGCACCGGCATGAGCCGGAACTACGTGGCTCAGGATGGAGACATCGAGGTCGCGGTGATGCCCTCCGGGATGAACGACTCCGTGAGCTTCATCCGCATCTTCCCATGGAGATGGGTGACGAAAAAAGGCTCGTGCGACGTCGATCCCACCGCGCTCAACGCCACATGGCATTACAACTGGAACATCGATAAGAATTCCGCGTTGAATTGGGAATACGTCGCCATCAAACAACAACCTCACTGGCCCAGCCTCGCGCAGGATTGGAAAGCGCGGGGGGTGAACCATGTGCTCGGCCTGAACGAACCGAACAACCCGGTCGAGGATTCCTACAAAAACCTCACCCCGGTCGGTTCCGTGGACGACGCCGTCGCCCGCATGCCGGATCTGCTCGGCACCGGCCTGCGTGTCGGCGCGCCGGCCGTCACGGACGGCGGCTATTCGTGGATCGTGGATTTTGTGAACAAGGCGAACACCGCCGGGCATCGCATCGATTTCGTCCCGGTGCATTACTACCGTTCCTCATCCGGGAACAATCCGACCACGGCGGCCAACAGCATGTATGCCTTCCTGAAGAGCATCCATGATGCCACGGGCAAGCCCATCTGGGTCACCGAATTCAACAACGGCGCGAACTGGACCGACAACGCGCACGATCCCAACACCGACCAGAACAAGAACGTCATCGAGGCGATGATGAACATGATGGACTCCACGCCGTGGATCGAGCGCTACGCCGTTTATAGTAATGTCGAGTGGTTCCGCAAGACGAACTACGACGACGGCTCCCTCACGCCCATGGGGGTGATGTATCGCGACCGGGCTGCACCGATCGCCTATTTGCAGGAAATCCCGGTCGTCTCCACCTCATCCGGCGCGTTCCACTCATTCGAAAACAACGCGCAGGACGGTTCCGCCTACGGAAACTCCGCCATCCTCAAGGGACAGGCTAACTTTGATGCCGGCCACACGGGCCAGGCCCTGGAACTCAGCGGCGCCGCCGCAAACAACGATCATGTCCTGCTTTCCGACCGCTTGGGAGACAGCACGGACTTCAGCTTCGGCGCATGGGTTTATCCGACGTCGGGCAGCCAGTGGCAGCGGATTTTCGATCTCGGCAGCGGCACGGAGACCTACATGTTCCTTTCTCCGATTTCCGGGTCCGGGAATCTCCGCTTCGCCATGCGGTCGAATGGCGGCAGCGAGCAACAGCTCAACCATACCGTGCCGCTGCCGCTGAACACGTGGACCCACGTCGCGGTCACCATCAGCGGGAACACCGGCAAACTCTTCGTGAACGGCGCGCTCGTGAACACGAACACCGCCATGACCATCAATCCCGTCGATCTCGGCACCAATGCGAACTACCTCGGGAAAAGCCAGTTCGCCGCGGATCCGCTTTTCGCCGGGAAACTCGACGATGTCGCGTTTTACCCCCACGCCCTCACCGACGCACAGGTCGCGGCGATGCCGGCGAACACACCACCCGAGTTCACGAATCCCACCATCAATGGCGGTGCCGCCACCCAGTCGGTGGCATACACCGGCAACATCGCGGGTTCCGCCACGGATGCCGACGCGGGGGAAGCCTTGGTTTACACCAAGATCTCCGGCCCTGCCTGGCTCAATGTCGCCACCAATGGAGCGCTTTCCGGGACGCCGACCATGAATGACGCGGGTGCCGAGGAATTCGTGCTGCATGTCACGGACCGTGCGGGGGCGAACGACGTGGCCGTGCTCACCATCACGCTGCCCGTCATCATCGGGAACGGAACCTGGGCCACGGACGCGGACGGGACATGGAGCGACGCCACCAAATGGACCGGCGCCTTCCCTGCGAACGGAGAGACCTACAGTGCCAATTTCAGCACTCTGAACATCACCGCCGACCGGACCGTCATGCTTGATACCTCGCGGAGCATCGGCAGCCTTGTTTTCGGCGATACCTCGGGCGCGCAGAATTGGACGCTGCTCTCGTCCGAAGGCAAGGATCTCAGGCTCGCCACGACGCCGGTCATCACCGTTGTCCAAAACACCGCCACCATCTCCGCGTCGCTCGCCGGCACCGCGGGCTTTACCAAGACCGGGACCGGCACGCTTGTTTTGAATGGAGACAATTCGCTGGCTGGCACTCTGAACATCGACACCAGCAGCACGACCGTGAACGAAGGCGTCGTCCGCCTCGCGAATCCGAACGCAGCCTCCAGCCTCACCGGCATCCAGATCCGCAACAACAACTCCGGAGCATCCACCCTTGAACTCGACGGCACGTCGGGTGACGTCACCACTCTTCCCGCCGCCGCCTTGTCACTGAGCGGACGCGGAAACATCATTCCCGCCATCAGGAATCTCGCGGGAGACAATACCCTCGGCGGCACCATCACTCTTCAATCCGGAGGAGGCACCTATACCTTCCAGTCGGATGCGGGTGTGCTCAATCTGGCGGCGATCACCTCGAACGCGCCAGCCTCCGCCCGCGCGCTCACTTTCCAAGGGGCGGGAAATTTTTCTATCGGTGGTCTCATCTCCAATGGCACGACCACCGCAGGTATCGCCGTGGTGAAAACCGGTACCGGCGGTCTCCATCTCGGCGGGACCAATACCTTCACCGGGGATCTCACCATCGGCGGCGGCATCGTCACCGCCGGGACAGGGCAGGGGAGCACACCCGCCGCGAGCAACCTCGGTGCCTTGCAACCTGCTGCGAACCGCAACATCACCGTGAACGCCGGAGCCACGCTGTCACTCATCGGAGGAAATGTGCTGGGCACAGGAGGCAGCACGAACACCCTCGCCAACAATACCCTCGTCCTGAATGCGGGCGGTCTTTTCCTCACCGGGCTGGATGGTCCTGACACCGGTTGGTGGAACAAGATCGGCTCGGTCAATTTGAACGGGGGCACGATGCGGATCGGAAGCGGAGCGAATCCCACGAATTTCCAAGGCCTGGCACTCGTCGGCACCGTCACCGCCGGTGGCTCCACACCATCGCTGATTGAAAACCTCCCCTCGTCCAACGCCACGGCGAACGGCATCCACCTCGGACAGAACGCCACCGCCGGACAATCCATCACCTTCAACGTAGCCGACGTCACGGCCGGTCCGGCAGCCGATCTCACGATTTCCGCCAAACTGCTCAACACCTCCGCAAATCTCGTGGCCAGCGGGCTGGTGAAATCCGGCGCGGGAACCCTGCTGCTCGCGGGGGAGAATGCTTATACAGGTCCCACCACCGTCAGCGCTGGCGCGTTGTATGTGGGTGGGGGTACGACCACCAGCTCCACGACCGTTGCCAGCTCCGCCACCCTGGGGGGCTCCGGCACCGTCGGGGGTGTGACTCTCCAGTCAGGGGCGAATCTCGCTCCCGGCGTGAACGGGATCGGGACCCTCGCCGCCAATGGCAACGTCGTCCTCCAATCCGGCTCGGCCACCCGGATGGAGCTGAACAAGATCACGGCAACCGCCGACAAACTCACCGTGAACGGAACGCTCACATTGGGAGGGGGCCTTCATGTCACGAATCTCGGCGGGACACTCGCGGGTGGGGACAGTTTCACGCTTTTCCAGGCCAACACCATCGCGGGAAGTTTTTCATCCGTCAGTCTGCCCGCTCTGGCCACCGGTCTGACCTGGAACACCAGCGCGTTGACGAGCGGTGTCATCCGGATCGACTCCGACTATTCGTATTGGTCCGCCTCCCACCCGTTCGGCCCCGGAGAGAACGGTCCTGCATCCGACCCGGACGCGGACGGCATGGTCAATTCCATCGAATGGTTGCTGGGTGCGGACCCGCTTGGTCCGGATTCTTCCCTTTTGCCGAAATCCGGTATCCGGACGCTCACCACCGCCGAGTATCCTGCCGCCGCAGCCGGGAAAACCTACCTCACGCTGACCGCCCGTGTCCGGAAAAGTCTTCCCGGCCACATGCTCATCCCACAGGCCAACACGGACCTCGAACAACTGGATACTCCGGCTTCAAGCGGAAACGTCGCCTCTTTTCTTGTCCGGGATCTGGGGGAGTTCGAAGAGCGTACGTGGATTTTCACGCAGGACGTGACCGGGGGACGTGGCTTCATGAGGTTGAAACTGGTAGGGCAGGATTGA
- a CDS encoding EVE domain-containing protein, with protein sequence MHHWLIKSEPDVFGIDHLAAVKREPWSGVRNYQARNYMWKDMKAGDLALFYHSNAKPPGVTGIARVVGEPYPDPTQFDEKSEYHDPKSTPENPRWWLRDFEFVKKFDEMLTLEALKADSLLSEMLVCQRGTRLSITPVEAVHYKRVCKLAGA encoded by the coding sequence ATGCACCACTGGCTCATCAAGTCCGAACCTGACGTCTTCGGCATCGACCACCTCGCCGCGGTGAAACGGGAGCCGTGGAGCGGGGTGAGGAATTACCAGGCGCGCAACTATATGTGGAAGGACATGAAGGCGGGCGATCTCGCGCTCTTCTACCACTCGAACGCCAAGCCACCCGGAGTGACCGGCATCGCCCGGGTCGTCGGAGAGCCTTATCCGGATCCGACGCAGTTCGATGAAAAAAGCGAATATCATGACCCGAAATCCACGCCGGAGAATCCCCGCTGGTGGCTGAGGGATTTTGAATTCGTCAAAAAATTCGATGAAATGCTGACTCTGGAAGCACTCAAGGCGGATTCCCTGCTTTCGGAAATGCTCGTCTGCCAGCGTGGCACGCGGCTTTCCATCACGCCCGTGGAAGCCGTCCACTACAAGAGGGTTTGCAAGCTCGCGGGTGCGTGA
- the lipA gene encoding lipoyl synthase gives MSSCGPKMKMDPALHRDKKPSWIKVRLPNNPAFWSTKSLITDLKLVTVCEEAQCPNRWECWGQGTATFMIAGDKCTRACGFCAVKTAKPNALESDEPARVAEATRRMNLRHVVITAVARDDLRDGGAEHFKLTIDAVRQANPEIIIEVLVPDFNDRDWALSMVMDARPHIFNHNLETVERLTPLVRSRAQYQRSLTVLKKAKAMVNGKVATKSGIMLGLGERHEEILRAMDDLLSADVTVLTLGQYLRPTPKHLPVVDYITPDAFDEYKAIALAKGFRHVASGPLVRSSYHAADFRPELDVLEAIEADVRAAQGLELGPEHLSLPAIKPALIKAIA, from the coding sequence ATGAGCAGTTGTGGCCCGAAAATGAAGATGGATCCGGCATTGCACCGGGACAAGAAACCTTCCTGGATCAAGGTCCGGCTGCCGAACAATCCGGCGTTCTGGTCCACCAAATCGCTGATCACCGACCTGAAACTGGTGACCGTTTGCGAGGAAGCCCAGTGCCCGAACCGTTGGGAATGCTGGGGACAAGGCACCGCCACCTTCATGATCGCCGGTGACAAGTGCACCCGCGCCTGCGGCTTCTGCGCGGTGAAAACGGCGAAACCGAACGCACTGGAATCCGACGAGCCCGCCCGCGTCGCCGAGGCCACCCGCCGCATGAACCTGCGCCACGTCGTCATCACCGCGGTGGCGCGCGATGATTTGCGCGACGGCGGAGCGGAGCATTTCAAGCTCACCATCGACGCCGTCCGCCAGGCGAATCCGGAGATCATCATCGAGGTGCTGGTGCCGGATTTCAACGACCGTGACTGGGCGCTCTCCATGGTGATGGACGCCCGTCCGCACATTTTCAACCACAACCTGGAAACCGTCGAGCGGCTCACCCCGCTGGTCCGTTCCCGCGCGCAATACCAGCGCAGCCTCACCGTCTTGAAAAAAGCGAAGGCGATGGTGAATGGCAAGGTGGCCACCAAGAGCGGCATCATGCTCGGCCTCGGCGAACGCCATGAGGAAATCCTGCGGGCGATGGATGACCTGCTGTCCGCGGATGTCACCGTGCTCACGCTCGGCCAATATCTGCGTCCCACGCCGAAACACCTGCCGGTGGTGGATTACATCACGCCGGATGCCTTCGACGAATACAAAGCCATCGCCCTGGCGAAAGGCTTCCGCCACGTCGCCAGCGGACCGCTGGTGAGAAGCTCCTACCATGCGGCGGATTTCCGCCCGGAGCTGGATGTCCTGGAAGCCATCGAGGCGGACGTCCGTGCGGCCCAAGGCCTGGAGCTCGGACCGGAGCACCTTTCCCTGCCCGCCATCAAGCCCGCACTCATCAAAGCAATCGCCTGA